The sequence below is a genomic window from Streptomyces sp. NBC_00582.
GCGAGGGCAAGGGACGCAAACAGCGCACCGTCCCGCTCGACCGCCCTGTCCAGAACCTGCTGGGCTCCTGGCTGAACGAGCGCGCCGGACGCCGCGGTGACCCTCTGTTCTGCACCCGCACAGGACGGCGCCTCAGTCGCGACGCCGTCGCACAGCGACTGGGCACCCACGCGCAGACCGCCGCGCAAACTTGTCCGTCCCTGCTGGACAAGAGCATCCACCCGCACGTCCTGCGGCACAGTTGCGCCATGTCGCTGCTGCAGGCCGGTGTCGACACCACGGTCATCGCGCTCTGGCTCGGCCATGCCGGGGTCCGCTCCACCGACGCCTACGTCCACGCCGACATGACCATCAAGGAGAAGGCCCTCGCCCTCACCGCACCGGTCACCGCCCGCCCGGGCCGCTACCAACCCACCGACAAGATCCTCGCCTTCCTCGACCGCTTGTGACGTCGATCGGCCTGGCTGCGGGGTGAGCCCCGGCTCAATGCCATCGCAGTCAGTCCTCCCACGGCCACCGACTGAAATGCCACCAACGACCGCACGGTGAAACGGTGTGTCTCAAGGCCGGGTGATCGAGAATCCTGCTGTCCAGACGCCCGACGATGCGGGCGAGCTCGCGCGCAGACTTCGAAGGCAGGGCATGCATGGCGATCTCCAGGAGCTCCCGCCACTCGTCCGGCTCCGGTGGACAGCAGGAAGGTTCACCGCAGCCGGTGCGAACGTCAGGCGAACGCCGTCGCGGAGTATGCGCCAACTCACTCCAGGCAGCCAGGGCTTTGCCCAGGTCACCGGGCGCGAAGCGAGTTCGCTCCAAACGGATGATCTCGGCCTGCGCCGAGCCAGAAACCTGACCGATCTTCGAGTATCGCCCACGCTCAACCGCGAACCTCCGGCGGTCCGAGCGCAGGTCCGAAGGACGCCTACGCGGCATGGTCCTTTCGCTGCACTGTCATGGCACCAGTGTGTCAGAAGCCGAGCAGCCATTCAGCAGCAGAGCGCCGCGACTATGCGGAACAAGCAAATCCGTCACCGGTTGCAGCCAGCCACGCTCACACCCCGCTCGGCATAGTCGCGGTCTCGGCATAGATCGATGCAGAGCAGGTCGACGCGTTCGTGGCGGGCTGGTTGTGGCGGATCACGAACCCTGCCGCCGGTGTCGCCCCGGCCGTCTCGGCGATCTCCTGCCGACGCCGGTGCACGTAGTCCCACACGGTCGAGTGGGCGATGTCGGCGCCGGCCTCCTGCTGAAGCCGGGTCGGGATCCTGTTGACGGTGTGCCGCTGCTTCGGCGGAGCATCCAGGTCGTCCAGCAGCCACTGATCAATCGTCTTCTTGAACGGTTCCAGCCTGGGCGAGGACCGCCGCGGCGTCCGGCTCGGCGCGGGCACCGTCGAGCACAGGGCCTCACGCACCAGCCGACGGTGGACCCGGTACTTCCGCACAAGCGCGCGAACCGACAGCCCCTCCCGCCACGAATCCCGGCGGATCAACAGGAACAGCCCTTCCTTCGAGGATGCCACCCGGCATCGCCCCCTCACGGTGAAGTTTCCCCGTGATCTTGGACACGTTTCCGTCACGCGGCGAGAGCGTGGTCTGGTTTCGTTCCTTGGTGGCGCTGGCGGGTCTCGTGGGGTGTGAGGTAGCCCCACTCGGGGTGCCTGCGCAGGCGCCTGCGGTTGTAGTAGGTCTCGATGAACGTGAAGATGTCGGCTCGTGCGCTGGCCCGGTCGTCCCAGATGCGTGTGCCGATCTCCTCTTTCAGCACGGCGAAAAAGCTTTCCGCGGCGGCGTTGTCGAAGCAGATCCCGGTCCTGCCCATGCTCTGCCGTAGCCCCAACTTGCCGAGCCTGTCTCGGAATTGCGTGGAGGTGTACTCCGATCCGCGGTCGGTGTGGATGATGCAGCCGTCTTCCAGGTGGCCCAGGCCGGCGGCCATGTCCAGGGCGTCGACGACCAGGCCGGCGCGGTGGTGGTCGGCCATCGAGTAGCCGATCACCTCGCGGGTCGCCAGATCGAGCCAGGTCGCCAAGTAGAGCCAGCCCTCGGCGGTGGGGACGTAGGTGATGTCGCCGACCACACGCAGGCCGGGGGCCGGGGCGGTGAAGTCACGCCCGATCAGGTCCGGCGCCGGCGCGGCCTTGCGGTCGGCGCGGGTGAGGCTGCGACGCCCGGTGCGACGGCTGTGACCGGCGATGCCGTGTTCGCGCATGAGCCGCTCGACGCGCTTGCGGTTCACCAGGCGGCCACGGCGGCGCAGTTCCGCGGTGACGCGCGGAACGCCGTACGTCTTCCTCGATGCGACATGGATGACGGTGATCTCGTGGACCAGGGCGAGGTCATCACGCTCGCGCACCAAGCGGGCCTGCTCCCCGGCTTCCCAGGCGTAGTACGAGGAACGGGCCACGCCGAGGACGGCACACAGCAGGACAACGGTGAAATGGGCCTTCTCCGCACGGATGAACCGGTATATCTCGCTCACCGGTCGCTCTCCTTCGCGAAGAAGGCCGTCGCTTTTTTCAGTATCTCGATCGTCTTGGCCTGATCGGCGGCGAGCTTGCGCAGCCGCTTGAGCTCCTCCCGCTCGGCCGCATCCAGCCCGCTACCGGCGGCCACCGGCGCCCCCGCGGCGGCCTGCCCGGCACCGTTCGCCTTCTTCACCCAGCCCCGCAGACTCTCCGAGCTGACGCCCAGTTCCCGGGCGACCTCGGTCACCGTCCGGCCCGAGGACGCCACGAGCGCGATTGCGTCCCGCTTGAACTCCTCCGAGTACCGCTTCGTGTACTTGCTTCCCACCTGGCACTGCTTCCTCTGGGCTCACACAGCCCAGTGTCCAGGTATCCACGATCAAGGGGAAGCTTCATGGCGACCTACCGCGAGCGTCCCAGACCACCGCGGGGTGGGGCCAACTCAAGCCGGAACAACCCCCCAACGCTCCCACGCGCCCCGCCGGTGGAGCCAACTCAGACCGGAAAAATGGGGCCAGATCAAACCGTTGATGCCATACGTGGCCGTCTCGTCGCGCCCAAGGTGGCCGCGGTCAGACAGAGGCTGGCAGGATCCTGGCATGCAGTTCGACGATCCTGGCAGCCTGAACGACGTGTGCACCCAGCGGCTCGGTGAGACGGCCGGTCGGCAGTTCGCCGCCATGGCACGCCGCGGCTTTCGGCTGAGCCGCTCACCTGGGAGGGCCCAGGCAACCGGTCAGTGTCGGCTTGGGGGTCCTGCCCTCATCGAACCGGAGACCCCTTGGCCCGAACACAACGGTGTACCGCTGTCCCTGCACGCGGTGCTGGACACGGATGCTCTCGCTGCTTGGCTGGGCACCGAGCTCCCCGTACGGCCCGGCCTGCTCAACTTCTTCTACCTGGATCCGGACTTGCCGTACGAGGAGTACCGCAAACTGGACCTGTCCGGACCTGGGATGTGTCGCGTCATCCCCGCCGATCCGGCACGGGCAGTCGTGATGACAGCCCCCCGACCAGCCAGAAGTTATGCGGCGATGCCGGTCCACGCGGCCGAGGTGACCATGCTTCCGGACTGCTGGGACGTCGAGGACGACGACGTGGAGTTCGACAGGGGCCGGCACTGGGGAGCGCCATCGCTGATCCTCAGCGAGATGGGAGATCTCGATGGAAACACCGCCGGCAGTCACTGCGCCTTCGGCTGGCCGGACACCTCGTACACGCTGAAGGTGTCGTCCCGCGACTCCGACGGCGCTGCCGTCCATCTACTCCAGCTCGCCGAGGACACCGAACTCGGATGGGGTTGGGGTGACGCCGGAACGTTGTACTTCACGATCCCGGCCAAGGCATTCGCGGCAGGCGACTTCCGCCAAGCAACGGCACAGGTCCTCTGCTGTTGACCCCGGGCACGAGTGTTTCGACTGCCGTGGTGATGCCGCGATGTCGAACCCGACGCGCCGATCGCCCTGCTCGCGGCGATCCGCGAGCGCCAGGGCCGTACGGACGAGGCCATCGAGCTGATTGGCCGTCGGCAGATCACCTCGTTCAACGGCTGCCATCAGCTTGCCGACCTGGTGGCCCGGCACGGCCGGATGGGGGAACTGCGCGCCCACGCCGCGACAGACGGACGGGAGAAGACCGTGCAGCGGCTGGCGCAGGCGCTGGAGGAGGCCGGGGACCTGGGTGAGGCGGTCGCCGTGATGCGCGTACAGGCCGACGCCCGCGACGGCGACGAGCCGCCATTCCGAGGCGGGGCCGACCGGGTACGGACCATGACGGCCGGTCACCCGATGTCCTGTGCGGCGGCCTTGCGCCCGACGGCGGGGAACACCGGTGCGCCACCGTCCTGCGCGGGCACACGGCCCTTCTCCGCGCTGCCTCGCTCACGGGAGGCCCGCGACGGGATCAGATGGTGAGGACGAGCTTGCCGTGGAGGTGACCGGTCTCGATCACCCGGTGTGCGTCGGCCACACGCTCGAACGGGAACGTCTCCTGCACGTGGACTCGAAGTCTGCCCTCTTCGACGAGCTCGACGAGACCTTGCAGGCCGACGGGGTCGGGGTCGACCGCGATGCCGCTGAAGCGCATGCCGGCCGCCTCGAACTTCTCTATGAGCTTCACGTCTTCCTCGGCGACCGCCGTCACCAGGTGACCGCCCGGGCGGAGCACTTCGAGGGACCGTTCGACGGTGTCGCCCCCGATCGTGTCGAGCACGACGTCGATGTCATGGACCGCCTCGGTGAAGTCGACCGCCGTGTAGTCGATCACCTCGTCGGCGCCGACCGCCTCGACGAACTCCCGCTTGCTCGCGCTGGCAGTGGTCACCACGTGCGCGCCGAGCGCTTTCGCGATCTGGATCGCGACATGACCGACCCCGCCACCACCGCCATGGACGAGGACGCGGTCCCCTTCCCTCACGCCGCCGAGGTCGACGAGGCCCTGCCACGCCGTCAGTCCGACAAGCGGCAGCGCGGACGCCTCGACGTGCGAGAGCGACGTCGGCTTGCGCGCCAGGTGCAACGCCGGAGCCGACACGACCTCGGCGTACGCGCTCGCCGCCCGCGGGAACAGCGGCATCCCGAACACCTCGTCCCCGGGCCTGAACCGCCATGTCTGCGGCCCTTCCTCGACCACGCCGCTGATGTCCCAGCCGAGGACGAACGGGGGCCGGCCGAGCAGCGGGAACTCGCCGGCGCGCAGGCGTGCCTCCAGCGGGTTCAGCCCGATCGCCTTGACACGGACGAGGACTTCGGTCGGGAGGGGCTGGGGCTCGGGCGCGTCCACGACGGTGAGCACCTCGGGACCGCCGAGCGTGTGCTGGGTGATGACTCGCATGACTCTCCTGGCTCGGGAAGGGGAGAGAACCAGGCTAGGTTTCCGATAGGAACCGGCAGGTGCCCGTGGCGCGGGTACCTTTGGCGCCATGAGCGGTTTCGGTCCCGGGGATCCCTTTCTCGCCGACTGTCCGGCGCGTCTGGCGGTCGAGCTGATCGCCGACAAGTGGACGGTGGTCGTGCTCTACGGCCTCAGCAAGGGCCCGGTGCGCCATGGCGAGCTGATCGGGCTGATCGGTGGCATCTCCCGCAAGATGCTCACCCAGACGCTCCGACGGCTCGAGGCGCACGGACTCATCCGCCGCCATGCCTACGCCGAGGTGCCGCCCCGCGTCGAGTACGAGCTCACCCCGCTCGGGGCGACCCTGATCGATCCGATCCACGTGCTGACCGAGTGGGCAAGGACGAACGGCGACGCGGTACTCGATGCGCTCGACGCCGGTCCCGATCCGGTCGCCCACGGCGGCTGAAGCCCGAGCGGCCCGACCGAAGTCTCGGAGGGGCGCGTATCGTGCCGCATCGTGCAGCCGCTCGCCACCGTCGGCTGCCCGTACGACCCGGACACCGAGGCCGTGGTATAGGACGAGCTCGCCGCCGACGCGGAACGCGAACGCACCCGGCAACGGGAGGACGACAGGCGCCGCCAGGAGGAGAAGACCCAAGCCGCCTGACGCGCCGACCGACACCGCGGCCGCGATCGCAGTGAACGCGCGACTCGCCCGTGCCCGCGAGGCCGGAGCCCAGCTGCGTCCGGGACCCCGTCAGGACGGGCGGCCCGGACACGGTCGTCGCCGTGTGGGTGTGCGGCTCTCTGAAACCGGATGGGTGATGCCAGAGGAATCGCGACGAGAGGTTCGAAAGAGCGAGAACCGCTCCGCCTGCCGCCTCAGTACTGTGACTTCGCATGACCGACACCGAGATCGAGATCACCGCGGACCTGGTCCGCGATCTGTTGCGGGAGCAACACCCAGACCTCGCAGGGCTGGCCATTCGTGAGGTGGTGGGCGGCTGGGGCAATCAAATGTGGCGCCTCGGGGACGAGTTGGCCGTGCGGATGCAGCGCATGGACCCCACCCCCGAGCT
It includes:
- a CDS encoding IS3 family transposase; translated protein: MSEIYRFIRAEKAHFTVVLLCAVLGVARSSYYAWEAGEQARLVRERDDLALVHEITVIHVASRKTYGVPRVTAELRRRGRLVNRKRVERLMREHGIAGHSRRTGRRSLTRADRKAAPAPDLIGRDFTAPAPGLRVVGDITYVPTAEGWLYLATWLDLATREVIGYSMADHHRAGLVVDALDMAAGLGHLEDGCIIHTDRGSEYTSTQFRDRLGKLGLRQSMGRTGICFDNAAAESFFAVLKEEIGTRIWDDRASARADIFTFIETYYNRRRLRRHPEWGYLTPHETRQRHQGTKPDHALAA
- a CDS encoding transposase — protein: MGSKYTKRYSEEFKRDAIALVASSGRTVTEVARELGVSSESLRGWVKKANGAGQAAAGAPVAAGSGLDAAEREELKRLRKLAADQAKTIEILKKATAFFAKESDR
- a CDS encoding DUF1963 domain-containing protein, which produces MARRGFRLSRSPGRAQATGQCRLGGPALIEPETPWPEHNGVPLSLHAVLDTDALAAWLGTELPVRPGLLNFFYLDPDLPYEEYRKLDLSGPGMCRVIPADPARAVVMTAPRPARSYAAMPVHAAEVTMLPDCWDVEDDDVEFDRGRHWGAPSLILSEMGDLDGNTAGSHCAFGWPDTSYTLKVSSRDSDGAAVHLLQLAEDTELGWGWGDAGTLYFTIPAKAFAAGDFRQATAQVLCC
- a CDS encoding NADP-dependent oxidoreductase; translation: MRVITQHTLGGPEVLTVVDAPEPQPLPTEVLVRVKAIGLNPLEARLRAGEFPLLGRPPFVLGWDISGVVEEGPQTWRFRPGDEVFGMPLFPRAASAYAEVVSAPALHLARKPTSLSHVEASALPLVGLTAWQGLVDLGGVREGDRVLVHGGGGGVGHVAIQIAKALGAHVVTTASASKREFVEAVGADEVIDYTAVDFTEAVHDIDVVLDTIGGDTVERSLEVLRPGGHLVTAVAEEDVKLIEKFEAAGMRFSGIAVDPDPVGLQGLVELVEEGRLRVHVQETFPFERVADAHRVIETGHLHGKLVLTI
- a CDS encoding winged helix-turn-helix transcriptional regulator; amino-acid sequence: MSGFGPGDPFLADCPARLAVELIADKWTVVVLYGLSKGPVRHGELIGLIGGISRKMLTQTLRRLEAHGLIRRHAYAEVPPRVEYELTPLGATLIDPIHVLTEWARTNGDAVLDALDAGPDPVAHGG